The window AGACGATCATATCCGTCAGCCCCGCTATCATGCTGAGACTGAGAGAAATCAATATTGGGTAGGCGATGGTGAGAGAGGCGATAAGTTCTTTAAAGCAATACTCGACTTCCGCTTTGACGACTGCAAATGTCATAAATAACGTCCTGTTATCATAATCTCCGATGCATAGGTCGGAATCGTATTTCCTTGACTTGTTTGCTTGTAACTCGATGGATATCTACGGCCGCGTAGAGTACCACAACACAGGCGCACTGAGGGCGGCGATTTATAGCGTAAGACGGGGAATTATAAAAGTTATTCGCCTATCTCTGGCGGGGGGCAATCAACGCCAATAACCACGCTATGCAAATCGATAGACAGGTCTTTCTTTAAAACAGAAAAAGAAACTTCAAACCCACTATTGGATACAGCGGAAATACACGTGACGGAGAAACTATCAGGCCGCTCTTCAATGGTTATTTTATATTCGCCTGATAGCTCATTAAGCGGTCTGGAGAAGTCGCCGTAAGGTCCCCAATCGCCATGCCGCAACAGCGCCCGTTCAACGGAGGCGATGGCGCTTTTTCTATCTGTGGTGCGCCCGGTATATTCAAGACTCTCTGGCATCTAAGGAACCTCTGAAAACGTCGGTGAAAAAGCGCAGTTTATCGTGAATAAATGAGCATATTGAGCCGATTTATTAACATGGCAATGATATTGGCATGTAATCACCAGGCGCATGGACGCGCCTGCGCGGCGACAAGCCGCGGGAGACAGGGCCTGACCTGTGCAGGCCCTGTCGTTGCAGACAAATAGAAGGAAGCTATTTGTCTGCCGGATTAATAATACAGGGCGGACCCGATACAACGTCAGGCGTCATACCGGGACCACCGTCCAACAAATCAGTCTACTCGCCGACAACAGTGACGGTCGCAACAGTCGACCGCCCCACGCCATCGCTCAGCGCTATCGTAAACTGATCCTGCCCCGGGAAGCCTGGGTCGGCGACATAGATAAAATCAGGGCCCTGCAGCGTCACATTTCCATACTGCGGCGGCGTCGCCACTGTGTAGGCGATCGCGTCGGTTTCCGGGTCATAGCCCGCCAGCGTCCCGTTGAGCGTTCCTGATGATGGATAAACAAATGCCTGATCCCATGAGACCGGCAGTTGGTTTTCGTGTGCGCCTATATCCGACGCGGGACCGCCTGGACGCGGATGATCGGCGTAATCCGACGATGCGATCAGAGGCGGCGTCGCGTTGTCTACGATGTCGGAATTACTCGCAGCAACCCGATAATCATCCTGATCGGCGTTCACAAACTGCGCTTGCGCCGGATCAGCGTAAAACTCATTGCCTTCCACCACAATGTCGGCATTGCCGATATCCCGGATCGGGCTGATCAGGTCCTGAATGTCCGCCAGCAGATTGTTGGCGATATGGGCGCTGCGCAAGTCGCTGTAGTAGCTGATCCCATATTCCCGCGCCCCGACGATAGTGTTGTTGTACAAACTGGCGCGACTGCCGGAGGAGATTAATATGCCATGTCCCTTTCCGTTGTTCGCTCTGCCGGAGTCGATTATCAGGTTGTTGAAAACCTCGAAATGGGAGTCTATGGATTGGACATACTCTTTCAGATAAACGCCAGCGCGGTCCGAGCCTTTAACCAGATTGTTGTAAATGCTCACCTGCTGCACGTCGTATCCGTATATCCCGTGCATATCATTGGGTCCGCCGTCATGCAGCCAGCCAGTGTTGATCACTTCATTATGATGGATACGATTATTGGCGCCGCGAAGGCCTCGAATCTGAATGCCTTCATAGCCAATGTCGCGCAGGCGGTTGTATGCGACCCTCAGGTCATGAGTGGTGGAATAGGAGCCATTACCCTGATCTGCGGCTTTCCCCAGGTAGAAAGCTTCCTCCGAGATGTCATGAATATCATTGTGATGAATATGAATGCCGTCGGTAGGCGGCGCGGAACCCAAAGGATATTTGCTGCCGAAACTGATCGCCATTACCGTATGGTCAATCTCCAGATACGCCAGTTCAATATGTTGCGTATAGGCTTCCCCCATGCGGATGCCTTTGGTGGCGCCGTCATGAATGCGAATGCCCTTCTCCAGGTCGTCGTCGCCTGCGCCCATGATCTGCACATATTTGCAGGCGTCCAGCTCAATGGTGTGACCGCCTTTGCCCAGATCGACCAGACCTTTGTTGATGATCACGATGGGACGTTCCGCTGTGCCTTGCAGCCCCCAGATACGCAGAGTTTTGCCGCGGGCTCCCGGCTCAATTTCGATGCGGTCTCCCGGCTGCAGATAGGGGAAGTTAACCGGTTTGCCTGCTCCGTAGACTGCATCCGCCACATATGGGCCGTACATATGAGACACGCCGTTGTAGCCGTTGGCGGGAGAAAATGAGTATCGATTGATCAACCCATCTTCGATGGAAATGGTCACCCTGGCCTGCGCCCTCTCCCCTTGTCGGTCCAGAACATAGAACTCAAATACATCTACGCCAACGAATTCCGTCTGCGGCGTGTAACGCCATTTGTGGGTGTCCGACGGCTGCCCTGGCGAGTTGAATGACGGCGTCAGCGCGCCATGAGACGGCGGCGCCAGAATACCAAACTCAAGCAGAGCGCTGTCCTGCGCCGCGCCGAGAGTGATATCCAGCGGAGTATTGATAGCGGTCACATAGCTGCTGTTTGACGCCTGGGGGGCGGCATGCAGCGAGGCGGCCGCCAGTAGCCAGAGCAATGGCCATAGAAGCGTTGAACGATAAACCCGTGAGTATTTCGACATGAGCATTATTCCTCCTGAAAAATGTAAGTGTCCTGAACGTAATAACAGCGGTTACTCCCCAGGCTTCGTTTTTGGTTTTATACGAGAGTCTAACGACGGACATTCGCCAGATGCAGACAATTATAGATGCAACTGGGATATCTCTATCGGGTATGTTTAGGTGATTCACATGCCAATATCATTGCCATGTGAATAATAACGGCAAAACGCCCGCCCATCTTAGGGCAGGCGTTTGCACTATATCTAAGAACGAAAGCCTAACGTTCAGGCCAAGTCGAAACGATCCAGGTTCATGACTTTAGTCCAGGCGGCGACAAAGTCCTTCAGAAAGCGCTCCTGCGCATCGGAACTGGCGTACACTTCAGCCAGCGCTCTGAGTTGCGAGTTGGAACCGAACACCAGGTCTATGCGCGTGCCGGTCCATTTTACGTCACCCGTTACTCGGTCACGCCCTTCAAACACATCCTCCTCCTTGGAGGTCGCTTTCCAGACCGTGCCCATATCGAGCAGGTTAACAAAGAAGTCATTGGTCAGCGACTCTGGACGCTGGGTGAAGACGCCGTGTTTGCTCTGGCCAACATTGGTGTTAAGAACTCGCATACCGCCAATCAGCGCTGTCATTTCCGGCGCAGTGAGCGTCAACAGTTGCGCCCTGTCCACCAGTAACTCTTCCGTCGACACGGCGTATTTGCCTTTCGTGTAATTACGGAATCCATCCGCAATGGGCTCCAGCACCTCAAACGCCTCAATGTCAGTTTGATCTTGTGACGCATCCATACGGCCGGGCGAGAAAGGAACCTTAATGGGGTGTCCGGCGTTTTGCGCAGCCTTTTCAATTCCCGCGCAACCCGCCAGTACTATCAGGTCCGCCAGTGAGACTTTCTTGCCGCCGGATTGCGCGCTGTTGAACTCTGCCTGTACGCCTTCGAGGGTCTTTAATACTTGCGCCAACTGATCAGGCTGATTGACTTCCCACTCTTTCTGCGGCGCCAGACGAATGCGCGCGCCGTTGGCGCCGCCGCGCATGTCGGAACCGCGGAAAGTTGAAGCCGAAGCCCAGGCGGTGGATACCATTTGCGCCACGGATAAGCCTGACGCCAGAATCTTGCTCTTCAGCGCACTGATATCCTGGTCGTTAATCAGCGGATGATCCACTGCAGGAATCGGGTCTTGCCAGATTAAGTCTTCGGCGGGCACTTCCGGTCCGAGGTAGCGCGCGCGCGGTCCCATATCCCGGTGGGTCAGTTTGAACCAGGCGCGGGCGAATGCGTCCGCGAACTGATCCGGGTGCTCATAAAAACGTCTTGAGATCTTCTCGTACGCCGGGTCAAATCTCAGTGACAGATCCGTCGTTAACATGGTCGGAACGTGACGCTTCGAGGAATCATGCGCGTCGGGGATTTTATCTGCGCCGGCGCCGCCTTTGGGAACCCACTGATGAGCGCCGGCAGGGCTCTTGGTCAGTTCCCACTCATAGCCGAACAGGTTCTCGAAAAAATTGTTGCTCCATTGGGTTGGCGTTTCGGTCCAGGTGACTTCCAGGCCGCTACTGATAGCGTCGCCGGCTTTACCGGAGCCGTAGCTGCTTCTCCATCCCAGGCCCTGCTCTTCCAGGCCCGCCGCTTCTGGTTCCGGTCCGACATTCGCCGCATCGCCGGCGCCGTGGGTTTTACCGAAAGTGTGTCCGCCAGCAATAAGCGCCACGGTTTCTTCATCATCCATCGCCATGCGCGCGAAGGTTTCGCGGATGTCTTTGGCCGCCGCAACCGGGTCAGGATTACCGTTAGGGCCTTCCGGATTCACATAGATCAATCCCATTTGCACGGCGGCCAGAGGGTTCTCAAGGTCTCTGTCGCCAGAGTAGCGCTTGTCGTCCAGCCAGGTTTTCTCGGCGCCCCAATAGATGTCCTGCTCCGGTTCCCAAATGTCCGCACGTCCACCACCGAAACCGAAGGTTTTGAAGCCCATAGACTCCAGCGCCACGTTGCCTGCGAGAATCATCAGGTCAGCCCAGGAAATCTTCTGCCCGTATTTCTGTTTGATCGGCCACAGCAAGCGTCTCGCTTTGTCCAGATTGACGTTATCCGGCCAGCTGTTCAGCGGCGCGAAGCGTTGATTGCCGGTTCCGCCGCCGCCACGGCCATCGCCAGTGCGGTAGGTGCCGGCGCTGTGCCATGCCATACGAATGAACAAAGGACCATAGTGACCAAAGTCCGCCGGCCACCAATCCTGAGAGTCAGTCATCAGAGCCGTCAGATCCTGCTTTACCGCCGCCAGATCCAGACTTTTGAAAGCTTCCGCGTAGTTAAATTCTTCACCCAGTGGATTGGATAAAGCAGAGCGCTGGTGGAGGATTTCGAGCCGCAACTGGTTGGGCCACCAATCCCGGTTCGACGTTCCCTCCGCTGGCGCGTGATGAAAGGGACATTTGCTATCAGACATTGCGTTCTCTCCATTCGTATTCAAGCTATTAACAGGTCTCGTCCAGTGATTCAGTTATAGTACGTGCGCAGTTGAGTTGACCAATATAGGTTCTCGATCATAACGATAGCTATTATCAGTCACAGGATAGCAGAGTTAGCATTTGAGGCCGTTTGGGACGGGCGCGACAGCGTATCCACCCTACTAGAATGATTACGCTGTCAGCGGCGATCTGGATTTGATGAGTATGGCGCCGTTTATGGCAGCGGCAGACAGAAAGTGATCGCCAGTTCCGAATGCTTGTCCACGTGACGGGTGAACATGGGTAGACCCGGATTTTTAGCCGCGCGGTAGGCGTCGATGATTTGCTGCTTGGTCCACACATAAGTGGGGTTGTCCGTCAGAATTTTATGGGCCGGGCGCACATTCCCGTCAGGAAACACCCACAACCAGGACAGTCGCCGCCCTTCAACAGTCCGACGTCCTTTATCCACACAAAAGTGGGCGCGGCCGCTGGACCTGGGAATATTGCAATAGGTGCCGAATTTGGCGCGCTTATCGACAAATTGAATCAGGTCGTCCAGATTGATGAGGTCCATGCTGGCCTCATAACCTAACGTCTGATGCACATCGCCCAGAGCTACGAAACCGCCGCCCAGTGAGCAATCCCGTTGGTGTGAGGCGCGAATATCGGTGGAAGAAGCGATTCTGGTGCAGGGATAGGTAACACCGCACAAACCGCTATGCACCGCGCCTTGCTTCTCATTCTTGCATGTCATGTCGAGTAGTCCTCCATGGTGCTGCATATTGTCGGAAGCAACCCCGCCACGATTATGCGCAGTAAACTTCCTGATAAACTCACACTAATCAATGGATAAACCGCGCCTCCGTTCACGCCATGGCTGGACAAGAAATGATCCAGACCTGCGACCGGAGCGCGCAGCCCCCAAAATATATAGTTCGATTAGTGAGAACGCGCAAACTTCCCTGACACCACCTAAAAACACCATCACCGACGCCCCCGATCCGCCAGACTCCGCGCCTGAAGCAGCCGGCAGGCCAATAGTCACAACGAGACGCTCTATGCGCGCCGCCAAACAATCAATACAATAAACCCACAAAAGCAACAGAAAGAAACAGTTGGTGAGAGCAATAAACAAGATCAGTTAATGATGGGCTGGACATAACAGCTAGCTAACGACTATCAAACACTCTTCTCAACAATATGCGTCTCTTTGCCGTCCAGGCTGAGTTCGTTCTTTTGTTTCCAGTAGTCTTTGACGCCTTCGTCGCCTTTTTTGGCGGCCCAGTTTTTTAGCAGTTCACGGTCTTCGACGTAGTCGTAGAAAGGAACGGCCATGCCGCAGGAGGATTGCACCAGGTCGACATTCAGGTCGAAGATTTGTCTGGCGCCGGGGATGGGGTTGAAATGGGCGAGCAGTTCTTCCCATTCCGGATCATTTCTATGAATCACTTTGGCCTCGCCGTACAGGCGTAGAATCAAAGGGTTTCCTTCGAATGCGGCGAACATGACTGTCATTCTGGGACATTCCTGAATATGCGCAGAGGTCTCGTTGCCGCTGCCCGTGACGTTCAGCCAGATGACGCGATTGGGGCCAAGCACCCGCAGAGAGTCCATGCCTTTGGGAGAAATATTCACCCTGCCCTCACGAGCGGCGGTACCTACGAAAAACAACTTTTGTTCCTGAATAAACTGAGTCAATTTGTCTGAGATTTCTGAAAACTGCTGCCCCATTCTGTCTGTTCCTTTTTCCTGTGCTGATAAGCAAAAACCGGAAGCAAACCAGCAGGCTGCTTCCGGTTTTTCATCACACTATACTTGAAGTTCCCATGGATGCTTACTTGAAAGTCAAAAGCAGCTCGTCCAGTCGCTCCAGTGTCGACGTCAGTCCTTCTTTCATCCCCATCTGGATGACCGTTTCCAGGTCTTTAAGCGTGTTATAGGCAATGACGGTGTGGACTAATGCGTGCTCCGCTTTTTCTTCAAAGGTCACGTCCCACTTCGAGCGCGGCATGGAAGGGTTAACTTCGCCAGTGGCGTCGCTGAAGCCGTCCAAAGCGGTATAGTTTTCAATGGGTCGGATGGTTTGATAGTCCAACCTTCCCCAATATTCTGTTCCCTCTGGATCGATCATGGCGTAGTGCCAGCAACCGCCTTCGCGAAAGTCCATGGTTTTGGTTTTCGTGGTGAACGGCTTGGGCGCAAACCACTGGTCAAGCAGCTCGCTTTTGGTATAGCAATCCCAGACCAGTTGACGCTTCGCTTGAAACTCTCTTTTGACGGTAATGGTGTTGTTGTCCTTATCAACGATGAAGTCGAACTGAAGATTCGCGTTCATGGCTCTCTATCTCCTGATTTGAGGGTGTTTAACAGCGCATCGAGCTGGCTGAACCGCTCCTCCCACAGCTTACGGAACTGCTCCAGCCAAACGTCAATTTCCTGCATTTTTTCCAGCCTGAGTTGGTAAAAGATTTCCCGCCCCTGCTTCTGCTGCGTCACCAGACCGCACTCATTCAAAATCTGAATGTGCTTCGATGTCGCCTGGCGGGTCATTTCGAAATGATCGGCGATGGCGTTGGGGGTCATACCCTGCGCGGCGATCAACACCATAATGGCTCTGCGTGTTGGATCAGCGATCGCCTGAAAAATATCTCGCTTCATATTATCGCAACAATTATGCAACTATTCGGTTGCAAGTATATGCGCAACTTTTTGGTTGCACAATATGCGTCATTAAAGTTTGTGTAGTTTTACGGAGAGTGGTCGAGCGATGAGCGGCGTTCACCACGATTGCCGTCCATGGGTTTACTTAGATAAAGGGTATTCTTTTGCTGACGGAAATCGCCATGCCCATATGATCGGTGAAAGCCACCGCAGAGTTGGTGGAAGTCGTCGCCTGGGAGATATAGTCGAACTTTTTGAACTCTATCGAACGCGTATTGTAAACCGCGACATCGTAGACATCCTTGCCATTGCTGTTCGTGCCGTGAAAGAGATTGTCATGAGTATCGGCGGTGGTGAATTCGTGTGAATCGCCGGCATTGGTGAATGGGATATCAAGCGCTTCGGAGATCGCCGTTGCGGTAAATCCCCTGCTGCTCTGATTCGTGTCCCCCATCACGACATCCAGCCCCCCTTTTCCTTTTGACATGAAGGCCTGGTTGATATCCCTGTAAAACTGCTGGACGCGCGCTTTATCTTTGGCGATTGCATTGGGAACATGCACAAACGCAATGTTGACCCAGTCCTTCTTAACCGCTATCCAGCCATCCCCTGACCCGATTATTTCGGCTTTGAGCTTGGCGCAGTCATAGACGCTAAAACTATTGCAGGCTTTTCCTGTTGAAACCGCGTGTTGCAGGTCTCCGAAGTGGTCCTTCAGGAAATTCCAGTCGGAATGGTTGCCGTCGATTTCTCCAAATACGCCCAGATCGATAGGAGCCCCGATGGACCTGATCACATCCTGATGGATTTCACGCGCCTTGCCCTGCACCAGTGATTGAAACTGCACCACCGTCAGCGAGCCTTTGTTCATAGCCCCTGCCGGCTCCATAAACAAACGCATGGGCGGACCAAAAACAGGAATGGTTGGCGACGCGCCATGTGCGGTGGGCGCGGCCAGCTTCGCCACTTTCTTGGGCGGACCGGAAGCATGCCCGTCGTCCGGCGCCGGTCTTTTGCGTGCGGTCAAGATTTCTCCAGAAGCCATTTTGTCATGCGTGCTGCGCGCATGTGCTTGCGACAAGGCGGCGATGGCGTCTCGGGTTTTACTGGCGTTTGAATTAAATGATTGGTAGTAGAACACTGTCATTCGCGATTATCCTTAATGCTATTAGCCGCTGGCGGAAAAGGAAGGTCTCTTAATTGGGCGAACCTGAATTCTATGCCAATGACGAGTGCGCCTTGTATCGGCTAAATGCGCTATTGTTCCGCCAACGCACGCTTTGTCGCACTTGGTGTTGACGCCGCAACCTTTATGAGCGGCCAGCTTCCTTTTGAAAGCCCAGGAATCTCCACGCTTTCACCCGGTGAACGGGTATTGCTCTTGAGTCGGTATTTTCCGATGCGCGACTGCCATAGCATTTCTTCGTAACGCCCAGAGTTTCGGAGACTTTCCAGTCCGTCATTAAGAGCTTTAAGTATTAATTTCGCCCGGTCAGGATCAATTTTTCGGGACACCGCAACGCAGATAGGCGTCTCCATAATGGGACGATGGTGATTCGTGATCAACAGAGTCTGCACTGGCGACAGTTCCTGATTAATAAGCGAATACCCCACCTCAATCTCCATCGGGAAAACCTGAATCCTGCCCGCCAGCAGTTTGCGGATGTTCAGCTTGTCAGAAACAACATACTCCACGGACAACACGCCTTCTTTCGCTGCGCGATCGAACGCTTCGCCATAGGTGTAGCCGTCGGTGGCGCCGATACGCAATCCAGTCAGGTCATCAACGCCCTTCCAGTTAAAATCAAAACTTTTCAGGTGGAATATCACCTTTTTGTTATAGGTGACAGGGTTGGAAAAAATAAAATCCCGTTCCCGTTCAGGCGTGGGAGCCCAGGTCAACGAGCCATCGGCTTTCCCTTCCTGCGCCAATTGATAACTGCGTTTCCAGGGATGGTATTGATATTCGGCCTTATATCCTGACAGTGCGAGGGCTTCAGTGACAATATGGGTAAACACCCCGCCATGCTTGAGTGTTTCTGAGGTATAAGGCATCCATTCGCCGTTGGTGAGCTTGACGGTATTGTCCGCGCCTGACGCCTGCAGAGATAAGATTGTCGCCAGTAGAAAAATCGCCTTTGCGTGGGTCTTTGCCAGCATCCTACGACTCCTCACTATTCGTCCTGAAAACTTTCTTTCCAGCATTCTTCCTGAGTATAGCCTGCGTTCAGCAAGACATGACGAACGGACGCATCGGTATCGCGGCGAAGCCTTGAACCCAGGAAGATCTCCCTCAATCCGGTTCAAGGCGCTTGCATCTCAGCTCTGTAATTTCCAGCCTATTTCGCCATCGCCGTCAGTACGGTTTTAGCGGCCGGGCGCTGCCTCATTCGCCCGACATACGCCTCAAGGTTCGAACCTGGCGCAATCAGTTCGGCGGCATGCGGCAGATTGGAGAGGTAATCCAACATCGGCGTCACCAGGGCGTCGGCGATGCTGTACTGCGCGCCGCAAATGAAGTCGGACTCGCCCAGTTGAGCCTGCAATACCTGCAGCATTTTGATCACATTAGGTTGCGCTTCGGACACTTTATTCCAGCGCACCTCGCCATTTTCGCCTTTAGGAAAGGCCAACTCCAGCAGATATTCCCGCACAATCGCCTGATCAACATAGAGGGAGAGCGCGGCTGACCATTGGTCTACCAACGCTCGCAGATAGACGTCTTCCGGTTGCAGTGCGGGGCCATCGAACTGCGCGTCCAGATAGCGACAAATGGATGCGGTTTCGTACAGCTTACGGTCGCCGTGAATCAGCACAGGTACTTTGCCAAATGGGTTGAGTTTGAGGTGTTCGAGGCCTTTATACTCCACCTCCTCGCCATTGATGCTGAAGCCCAGGCTATAGGAAACGCCTTTTTCCTCACAGCACAGCATGACGGTACGGACAAAGGTGCTG is drawn from Hahella sp. KA22 and contains these coding sequences:
- a CDS encoding helix-turn-helix transcriptional regulator, translated to MKRDIFQAIADPTRRAIMVLIAAQGMTPNAIADHFEMTRQATSKHIQILNECGLVTQQKQGREIFYQLRLEKMQEIDVWLEQFRKLWEERFSQLDALLNTLKSGDREP
- a CDS encoding SRPBCC domain-containing protein, which translates into the protein MNANLQFDFIVDKDNNTITVKREFQAKRQLVWDCYTKSELLDQWFAPKPFTTKTKTMDFREGGCWHYAMIDPEGTEYWGRLDYQTIRPIENYTALDGFSDATGEVNPSMPRSKWDVTFEEKAEHALVHTVIAYNTLKDLETVIQMGMKEGLTSTLERLDELLLTFK
- a CDS encoding Ig-like domain-containing protein, encoding MSKYSRVYRSTLLWPLLWLLAAASLHAAPQASNSSYVTAINTPLDITLGAAQDSALLEFGILAPPSHGALTPSFNSPGQPSDTHKWRYTPQTEFVGVDVFEFYVLDRQGERAQARVTISIEDGLINRYSFSPANGYNGVSHMYGPYVADAVYGAGKPVNFPYLQPGDRIEIEPGARGKTLRIWGLQGTAERPIVIINKGLVDLGKGGHTIELDACKYVQIMGAGDDDLEKGIRIHDGATKGIRMGEAYTQHIELAYLEIDHTVMAISFGSKYPLGSAPPTDGIHIHHNDIHDISEEAFYLGKAADQGNGSYSTTHDLRVAYNRLRDIGYEGIQIRGLRGANNRIHHNEVINTGWLHDGGPNDMHGIYGYDVQQVSIYNNLVKGSDRAGVYLKEYVQSIDSHFEVFNNLIIDSGRANNGKGHGILISSGSRASLYNNTIVGAREYGISYYSDLRSAHIANNLLADIQDLISPIRDIGNADIVVEGNEFYADPAQAQFVNADQDDYRVAASNSDIVDNATPPLIASSDYADHPRPGGPASDIGAHENQLPVSWDQAFVYPSSGTLNGTLAGYDPETDAIAYTVATPPQYGNVTLQGPDFIYVADPGFPGQDQFTIALSDGVGRSTVATVTVVGE
- the katG gene encoding catalase/peroxidase HPI, producing the protein MSDSKCPFHHAPAEGTSNRDWWPNQLRLEILHQRSALSNPLGEEFNYAEAFKSLDLAAVKQDLTALMTDSQDWWPADFGHYGPLFIRMAWHSAGTYRTGDGRGGGGTGNQRFAPLNSWPDNVNLDKARRLLWPIKQKYGQKISWADLMILAGNVALESMGFKTFGFGGGRADIWEPEQDIYWGAEKTWLDDKRYSGDRDLENPLAAVQMGLIYVNPEGPNGNPDPVAAAKDIRETFARMAMDDEETVALIAGGHTFGKTHGAGDAANVGPEPEAAGLEEQGLGWRSSYGSGKAGDAISSGLEVTWTETPTQWSNNFFENLFGYEWELTKSPAGAHQWVPKGGAGADKIPDAHDSSKRHVPTMLTTDLSLRFDPAYEKISRRFYEHPDQFADAFARAWFKLTHRDMGPRARYLGPEVPAEDLIWQDPIPAVDHPLINDQDISALKSKILASGLSVAQMVSTAWASASTFRGSDMRGGANGARIRLAPQKEWEVNQPDQLAQVLKTLEGVQAEFNSAQSGGKKVSLADLIVLAGCAGIEKAAQNAGHPIKVPFSPGRMDASQDQTDIEAFEVLEPIADGFRNYTKGKYAVSTEELLVDRAQLLTLTAPEMTALIGGMRVLNTNVGQSKHGVFTQRPESLTNDFFVNLLDMGTVWKATSKEEDVFEGRDRVTGDVKWTGTRIDLVFGSNSQLRALAEVYASSDAQERFLKDFVAAWTKVMNLDRFDLA
- a CDS encoding glutathione S-transferase family protein, which gives rise to MSAQVHILGPQFSTFVRTVMLCCEEKGVSYSLGFSINGEEVEYKGLEHLKLNPFGKVPVLIHGDRKLYETASICRYLDAQFDGPALQPEDVYLRALVDQWSAALSLYVDQAIVREYLLELAFPKGENGEVRWNKVSEAQPNVIKMLQVLQAQLGESDFICGAQYSIADALVTPMLDYLSNLPHAAELIAPGSNLEAYVGRMRQRPAAKTVLTAMAK
- a CDS encoding ABC transporter substrate-binding protein, with product MLAKTHAKAIFLLATILSLQASGADNTVKLTNGEWMPYTSETLKHGGVFTHIVTEALALSGYKAEYQYHPWKRSYQLAQEGKADGSLTWAPTPERERDFIFSNPVTYNKKVIFHLKSFDFNWKGVDDLTGLRIGATDGYTYGEAFDRAAKEGVLSVEYVVSDKLNIRKLLAGRIQVFPMEIEVGYSLINQELSPVQTLLITNHHRPIMETPICVAVSRKIDPDRAKLILKALNDGLESLRNSGRYEEMLWQSRIGKYRLKSNTRSPGESVEIPGLSKGSWPLIKVAASTPSATKRALAEQ
- a CDS encoding pyridoxamine 5'-phosphate oxidase family protein, which produces MGQQFSEISDKLTQFIQEQKLFFVGTAAREGRVNISPKGMDSLRVLGPNRVIWLNVTGSGNETSAHIQECPRMTVMFAAFEGNPLILRLYGEAKVIHRNDPEWEELLAHFNPIPGARQIFDLNVDLVQSSCGMAVPFYDYVEDRELLKNWAAKKGDEGVKDYWKQKNELSLDGKETHIVEKSV